In one Hymenobacter sp. DG25B genomic region, the following are encoded:
- a CDS encoding prolyl oligopeptidase family serine peptidase yields MKTSTLCLLTLSALTACSPSRPLGQAGASSTSSAPAVSTTTSSPISRHKLVYPTPRKSNQTDDYHGTSVTDAYRWLEDADSPETKAWVTAENKVTFGYLDKIPFRDKIRERLTQIWNYERYGIPQQEGEYLYFQKNDGLQNQAVLYVQKVGEEKEEMLLDPNKFSTDGTTALAGTYFSNDHRYLAYATSGGGSDWQQLKVMDLKTRQPLKDELNWVKVSGAAWDKNGFYYSRYDAPKAGENKLSGKNEFHKVYYHQLGTEQSADKLVYEDKTMPLGFRYAGTTDDERFLIISLTDGKADGNRLLVRDLKAPKPAAKFTAVGSTYEFNSSVIGNLDGKLLVHTNYKAPRFRLVLIDPKKPQEANWKDVLPQTTDKLEEVSQVGGHLIASYLHDASSLVKVYSEKGEFLSDVALPALGTASGFHGRRADKEVYYAFTSFAYPTTIYRYNVASGQSTVFRKPKVDVNPDDYVVQQVFYASKDHTKIPMFIVHRKGLKLDGQNPTYLYAYGGFNVSLTPGFSVTRMLWLENGGVLAIPNLRGGGEYGEAWHQAGMTPHKQNVFDDFIAAAEYLSIQSYTNPGKLAIAGGSNGGLLVGATMTQRPDVAHVAFPAVGVMDMLRYQKFTIGWNWVPEYGSSDNYAQFQNLYKFSPLHNLKTGVNYPATLITTADHDDRVVPAHSFKFAATLQEVNSGPNPQLIRIDVNAGHGAGKSTRLLIDEWTDIWSFAYYNMGLNPYGRVLK; encoded by the coding sequence ATGAAGACTTCTACTCTCTGCCTGCTTACGCTGTCTGCCCTGACGGCTTGTAGCCCGTCGCGACCATTGGGGCAGGCGGGCGCCTCCTCTACTTCCTCAGCACCTGCCGTGTCTACCACTACCAGCTCTCCGATTTCGCGCCACAAGCTTGTGTACCCCACTCCCCGCAAAAGCAACCAGACCGATGATTACCATGGCACGTCCGTAACGGATGCCTACCGGTGGCTGGAAGATGCCGACTCGCCGGAAACCAAGGCGTGGGTGACGGCCGAGAATAAAGTCACCTTCGGATATCTGGACAAGATTCCGTTCCGGGATAAAATCCGGGAGCGGCTCACCCAGATCTGGAATTATGAGCGGTATGGCATTCCGCAGCAGGAAGGCGAGTACCTGTATTTTCAGAAGAACGATGGCCTGCAAAACCAGGCTGTACTGTATGTGCAGAAGGTAGGAGAGGAGAAAGAAGAAATGCTGCTGGACCCCAATAAGTTCTCGACCGACGGCACCACGGCCCTGGCCGGCACCTACTTCTCCAACGACCACCGCTACCTGGCCTACGCCACCTCCGGCGGCGGTTCCGACTGGCAGCAGCTGAAGGTAATGGACCTGAAAACCCGGCAGCCGCTAAAAGACGAGCTGAACTGGGTGAAAGTATCCGGCGCGGCCTGGGACAAGAACGGCTTCTATTACAGCCGCTACGACGCGCCCAAAGCCGGCGAAAATAAGCTCTCCGGCAAAAACGAATTCCACAAAGTATACTACCACCAGCTGGGTACCGAGCAAAGCGCCGACAAGCTGGTGTACGAGGATAAAACCATGCCCCTGGGCTTCCGCTATGCCGGCACCACCGACGATGAACGGTTCCTGATTATCTCGCTGACGGATGGCAAAGCCGACGGCAACCGCTTGCTGGTGCGCGACCTGAAAGCCCCAAAACCGGCCGCCAAATTCACAGCCGTGGGCAGCACCTATGAGTTTAACAGCTCCGTGATAGGCAACCTGGACGGCAAGCTGCTGGTGCATACCAACTACAAAGCGCCCCGCTTCCGCCTGGTTCTCATCGACCCCAAAAAGCCGCAGGAAGCCAACTGGAAAGACGTGCTGCCCCAAACCACCGATAAGCTGGAAGAAGTATCGCAGGTGGGCGGCCACCTGATAGCCTCTTACCTGCATGATGCCAGCAGCCTGGTGAAGGTATATTCGGAGAAAGGCGAGTTTCTGAGCGACGTAGCACTGCCGGCGCTTGGTACCGCCAGTGGCTTTCATGGCCGCCGCGCGGATAAGGAAGTGTATTACGCCTTCACCTCGTTTGCTTACCCCACCACCATTTACCGCTATAACGTGGCCAGCGGGCAGAGCACGGTGTTCCGCAAGCCAAAAGTTGATGTAAACCCCGATGACTATGTGGTGCAGCAGGTGTTCTACGCCAGCAAAGACCACACAAAGATTCCGATGTTTATTGTGCACCGGAAGGGGCTGAAGCTGGACGGGCAGAACCCCACTTACCTGTATGCTTACGGCGGCTTCAACGTGTCGCTCACGCCCGGCTTCAGCGTAACGCGCATGCTGTGGCTGGAAAACGGCGGCGTGCTGGCTATTCCCAACCTGCGCGGCGGCGGCGAGTACGGCGAGGCCTGGCACCAGGCCGGCATGACGCCCCACAAGCAGAACGTGTTTGATGACTTTATTGCGGCGGCCGAGTACCTCTCCATCCAGAGCTACACCAACCCCGGGAAGCTGGCCATTGCCGGCGGCTCCAATGGCGGCCTGCTGGTAGGCGCTACCATGACGCAGCGCCCCGATGTGGCGCATGTGGCCTTCCCGGCCGTGGGCGTGATGGACATGCTGCGGTACCAGAAGTTCACCATTGGCTGGAACTGGGTGCCGGAATATGGCTCTTCCGATAACTACGCGCAGTTCCAGAACCTCTACAAGTTCTCGCCCCTGCACAACCTGAAAACGGGTGTCAACTACCCCGCCACCCTCATTACCACCGCCGACCACGACGACCGGGTAGTGCCCGCGCACTCCTTTAAGTTTGCCGCCACGCTGCAGGAAGTCAACTCAGGTCCCAATCCCCAGCTGATTCGCATTGATGTGAATGCCGGCCACGGCGCGGGCAAGAGCACCCGGCTGCTCATTGATGAGTGGACCGATATCTGGTCGTTTGCGTACTACAATATGGGCCTGAACCCCTACGGCCGCGTGCTGAAGTAA
- a CDS encoding GNAT family N-acetyltransferase — protein sequence MTTIRRGTEADLPRVRELILELAEYERAPHEVTTTLEDMRRDGFGPQPIFGFFVAETPEAGILGIALYYTAYSTWKGRMLYLEDLVVTEAARGMGLGKLLFDAVVAEARATGAHRLKWQVLEWNEPAIGFYKRIGANLDPEWHNGNMSAAELQAYVCHPAVEAAVRG from the coding sequence ATGACTACCATTCGCCGCGGCACCGAAGCCGACCTGCCCCGCGTGCGGGAGCTTATTCTGGAACTGGCCGAGTATGAGCGCGCCCCCCACGAGGTAACCACCACCCTAGAGGACATGCGCCGCGACGGATTCGGCCCCCAACCTATTTTTGGCTTCTTCGTGGCCGAAACGCCCGAGGCCGGGATTCTGGGCATTGCGCTGTACTACACGGCCTATTCTACCTGGAAAGGCCGTATGCTGTATCTGGAGGACCTGGTGGTGACGGAGGCTGCCCGCGGTATGGGACTGGGCAAGCTGTTGTTTGATGCCGTGGTAGCTGAAGCCCGTGCCACCGGTGCCCACCGCCTCAAATGGCAGGTGCTGGAGTGGAACGAACCCGCCATCGGCTTTTACAAGCGCATAGGCGCCAACCTGGACCCCGAGTGGCACAACGGCAACATGTCGGCGGCGGAGCTGCAGGCTTATGTGTGCCACCCGGCTGTAGAAGCAGCCGTGCGGGGCTAG
- a CDS encoding DUF4286 family protein: MILYNVTSSLDPEIEDQWVAYMRDTHMPEVMETGFFLKSQLCRLLNEEDNGITYAAQYYCISLEQLEEYQQVAAPALRADMEKHFAGRYASFRTMLEVID; this comes from the coding sequence ATGATTCTTTACAACGTAACCAGCAGCCTCGACCCGGAAATTGAAGACCAATGGGTGGCTTATATGCGCGACACCCATATGCCGGAGGTGATGGAAACCGGTTTCTTTCTGAAAAGCCAGCTCTGCCGCCTCCTTAATGAGGAAGACAACGGCATAACCTACGCCGCGCAGTATTACTGCATCAGCCTGGAGCAGTTGGAAGAATACCAGCAGGTAGCCGCCCCCGCCCTGCGCGCCGATATGGAGAAGCACTTTGCCGGGCGCTATGCTTCCTTCCGTACCATGCTGGAAGTAATCGATTAA
- a CDS encoding DUF6526 family protein, whose amino-acid sequence MASSSPRRTVRWYAPHHFILLPAALVMAFYTGRRYTTVAGTDTNDARLWFSLAALAFIVLGMLLMMRQHYALTLQDRIIRLEMRQRYFEITRESFQPLEQQLTFKQIASLRYASDAELPGLVQAAIREKLSPAAINERINLLQPDNMRV is encoded by the coding sequence ATGGCCTCCTCCTCTCCCCGGCGCACGGTGCGCTGGTACGCACCCCACCATTTTATTCTGCTGCCAGCGGCGCTGGTAATGGCTTTTTACACCGGCCGGCGCTATACCACCGTGGCCGGCACTGATACCAATGATGCCCGGCTATGGTTTTCCCTGGCGGCTCTGGCCTTTATTGTATTGGGCATGCTGCTCATGATGCGCCAACATTACGCCCTTACGCTGCAGGACCGCATTATTCGGCTGGAAATGCGGCAGCGGTATTTTGAAATCACCCGCGAGAGTTTTCAGCCGCTGGAGCAGCAGCTCACCTTCAAGCAGATAGCCTCCCTGCGCTACGCCAGCGACGCCGAGCTGCCGGGCCTGGTGCAGGCCGCCATCCGCGAAAAACTCTCCCCGGCCGCTATCAATGAGCGTATTAACCTGCTGCAGCCCGATAATATGCGGGTCTGA
- a CDS encoding MFS transporter, whose product MQLISSEKPARHASLLSAAVVVAALGYFVDIYDLVLFSIVRVPSLKALGIADAAILDQGVLLLNMQMAGMLVGGILWGVLGDKRGRLTVLFGSILLYSLANIANGFVQELRQYAALRLIAGIGLAGELGAGITLVSEVLPKEKRGYGTMIVATVGVSGAMLAYWVGEQFGWRTAYFIGGGLGLALLILRVSVFESGMFEKAAAAAHIRRGDFLSLFSNPERLQKYLKCILMGIPLWFVVGILITFAPEFGRELGISGEVSAGKGVFWCYFGLVFGDFLTGWLSQRWRSRNRVMLVFLGLSAVLIAVYLFALRGSTLSTVYAVCFALGLGSGYWAVFVTIAAEQFGTNVRATVATTVPNFVRGSVVPMTLAFQALKGPLTLVGAAAILGAIVLLVAVWAVATLPESYGKELDYYE is encoded by the coding sequence GTGCAATTAATTTCGTCTGAAAAGCCTGCCCGGCACGCCTCCCTGCTGAGCGCCGCCGTGGTAGTAGCCGCCCTGGGCTACTTCGTGGATATATATGACCTGGTGCTGTTCAGTATAGTGCGCGTACCCAGCCTGAAAGCGCTGGGCATTGCCGATGCCGCCATTCTGGACCAGGGCGTGCTGCTGCTGAATATGCAGATGGCCGGTATGCTGGTGGGGGGCATTCTGTGGGGCGTACTAGGCGACAAGCGCGGCCGGCTAACCGTGCTTTTTGGGTCAATTCTGCTGTATTCGCTGGCCAATATTGCCAATGGCTTTGTGCAGGAATTGAGGCAATACGCCGCCCTCCGGCTGATTGCCGGCATTGGCCTGGCCGGCGAGCTGGGCGCAGGCATAACGCTGGTAAGCGAGGTACTACCCAAAGAAAAGCGCGGCTACGGCACTATGATTGTGGCCACCGTGGGCGTATCCGGAGCCATGCTGGCATATTGGGTGGGCGAGCAGTTTGGCTGGCGCACGGCCTATTTTATCGGCGGCGGGCTGGGCCTGGCCTTGTTGATTTTGCGCGTCAGCGTGTTTGAGTCGGGTATGTTTGAGAAGGCCGCGGCGGCGGCCCATATCCGCCGGGGCGACTTCCTAAGTTTGTTTTCCAACCCGGAGCGGCTGCAGAAATACCTGAAGTGTATTCTGATGGGTATTCCGCTGTGGTTTGTGGTGGGCATCCTCATCACCTTTGCGCCGGAGTTTGGCCGGGAGCTGGGCATCAGCGGGGAAGTATCGGCGGGCAAGGGCGTATTCTGGTGTTACTTCGGGCTGGTTTTCGGCGACTTTCTGACCGGCTGGCTTTCCCAGCGCTGGCGCAGCCGCAACCGGGTGATGCTGGTATTCCTGGGCCTGAGCGCAGTACTGATTGCCGTGTATCTGTTTGCGCTGCGCGGCAGCACGCTCAGCACGGTATATGCCGTTTGTTTTGCGCTGGGCCTGGGCTCCGGCTACTGGGCGGTATTTGTGACCATAGCGGCCGAGCAGTTTGGCACCAACGTGCGCGCTACGGTGGCTACCACCGTTCCCAACTTTGTGCGGGGTTCCGTGGTGCCCATGACCTTGGCTTTTCAGGCCCTGAAAGGCCCGCTTACGCTGGTAGGCGCCGCCGCTATTTTGGGGGCTATTGTACTGCTGGTAGCCGTTTGGGCCGTAGCTACGCTGCCCGAGAGCTATGGCAAGGAGCTGGATTACTACGAATAA
- a CDS encoding cation diffusion facilitator family transporter: MAHAHNHGHGHQHGAAAPMQYGRAFGWGIVLNLAFVAAEAAGGLWANSSALLSDAGHNLSDVLSLALAWGAMLLARRPSSARYTYGFKGITIQAALVNAALLYVALGIILWDTIDHLRHPAPVNGQLVMLLAGIGIAVNGFTAWLFSRGQHGDVNVRGAYLHMLTDALVSVGVVVGGALVYWTGWLWLDPAISFVILGIVAFGSWGLLRETMQLSLQAVPNNIDLEAVQRFLLAQTGVQQVHHLHVWPLSTQETALTVHLVRPGYPHDNTFLHQLQDDLQHQFHIGHATIQIEEASPAGCASDVCEVRPVSNTVSS; encoded by the coding sequence ATGGCGCACGCACACAACCACGGGCACGGCCACCAGCATGGCGCAGCGGCACCCATGCAATACGGGCGGGCTTTTGGCTGGGGCATTGTCCTCAATCTGGCTTTTGTGGCCGCTGAAGCCGCAGGCGGTTTATGGGCTAACTCCTCGGCGCTGCTTTCTGATGCGGGCCACAACCTGAGTGATGTGCTGAGTCTGGCCCTGGCCTGGGGTGCTATGCTACTGGCCCGGCGGCCATCCTCGGCGCGCTATACCTATGGTTTTAAAGGCATTACTATTCAGGCCGCCCTGGTGAACGCGGCGCTGCTGTATGTGGCTTTAGGCATTATTCTGTGGGATACCATAGACCACCTGCGGCACCCGGCGCCGGTAAACGGGCAGCTGGTGATGCTGCTGGCCGGAATTGGCATTGCGGTGAATGGCTTTACGGCCTGGCTGTTTAGCCGCGGCCAGCACGGCGACGTGAACGTGCGCGGCGCCTACCTGCACATGCTCACCGATGCTTTGGTATCAGTAGGCGTGGTGGTGGGCGGGGCGCTGGTGTACTGGACGGGCTGGCTCTGGCTCGATCCGGCCATCAGCTTTGTTATTCTGGGTATTGTGGCCTTTGGCTCCTGGGGGCTGCTGCGCGAAACCATGCAGCTTAGTCTGCAGGCCGTTCCCAATAACATTGACCTGGAGGCCGTGCAGCGCTTCCTGCTGGCGCAAACCGGCGTGCAGCAGGTGCATCACCTGCACGTATGGCCCCTTAGTACCCAGGAAACGGCCCTCACGGTGCATTTGGTACGCCCGGGCTACCCCCACGATAACACCTTTCTACACCAGTTGCAGGACGATTTGCAGCACCAGTTCCACATCGGCCACGCCACCATTCAGATTGAAGAAGCCTCGCCCGCCGGGTGTGCTTCCGATGTTTGCGAGGTTCGCCCGGTTAGCAATACCGTCAGCAGCTAA
- a CDS encoding TonB-dependent receptor codes for MSCLLLSNAALGQVKPTTTPVTGRVLDQRTQEPLPGATVLFPDLKQGTSTAADGTFRFNNLPRGRFLIQVRFIGYSTVARSVETGSAAPLEIALTPADTEIGQVVVTGVSASTEMRRSPVPTSVIDHARLNQSASTNAVDAIAHTPGLSQITTGAAISKPVIRGLGGNRVITLNNGSKQEGQQWGDEHGIEIDEYSIDRAEVIKGPGSLLYGSDGMAGVVNFLAPDPVDDGKVLLEAAAGYQTNNHQQGYSLMNAGNRHGFNWLVRGSRKVAGNYQNRYDGRVYNSGFRELNGNGYVGLNKSWGYSHLTFSSFNQRIGLVEGDRHPVTGRFVRPGIGPADEGYETVPDEDLRGYAIAVPYQRINHLRVGTENNLIFGQHRFTLNVGWQQNLRREYGEVEAPNTPGLYFQLRTVDYALRYFLPERNGWNTTVGVSGMRQENVNKGVEFLIPAYRLLDGGLFAVTKKSFGALDLSGGLRYDLRHISADALYLGAEEEPIPAPLGEQKFADFTSTFRNVSGSVGGAYSLTENLVLKANASRGFRAPNIAELGSNGIHEGTIRYEIGAPNLKAETSLQLDGGVSFTSDHVGLTVDAFRNGIRNYVFPTRLADSVSVDGDPVFRYGQGNARLAGGEISLDLHPHPLDWLHFENSFSMVRAVQLHQPDSLRYLPMIPADRLQSEVRVNFRKVGTSRLANLYARLGVEYTFAQNRFFSAYETETRTPGYTLLNAGLGSDVLNARGKTLFSLYLTGNNLLDAGYQSHLSRLKYAAYNEANGRRGVFNMGRNVSVKLVVPLSWTMNTGE; via the coding sequence ATGAGCTGCCTGCTTCTCAGCAACGCTGCCCTGGGGCAGGTAAAGCCCACCACGACGCCCGTTACCGGCCGTGTGCTGGACCAGCGCACCCAGGAACCATTACCGGGCGCTACCGTCCTGTTCCCCGACCTTAAACAAGGCACCAGCACGGCTGCCGATGGCACTTTTCGTTTCAATAACCTACCCCGCGGGCGCTTTCTCATTCAGGTGCGCTTTATTGGCTACAGCACGGTAGCACGGTCCGTGGAAACCGGCAGTGCTGCTCCGCTGGAAATAGCCCTTACCCCCGCCGACACCGAAATTGGGCAGGTGGTGGTTACGGGGGTATCAGCCAGTACGGAAATGCGCCGCTCGCCAGTGCCCACCTCCGTTATTGACCATGCCCGCCTAAACCAGTCGGCTTCTACCAATGCCGTGGATGCCATTGCGCACACGCCCGGGCTGTCCCAGATTACCACCGGTGCCGCCATCAGCAAGCCCGTGATTCGGGGACTGGGCGGCAACCGCGTCATCACCCTGAATAACGGTTCCAAGCAGGAAGGCCAGCAGTGGGGCGATGAGCACGGCATCGAAATAGATGAATACAGCATTGACCGGGCCGAGGTAATTAAAGGCCCCGGCAGCCTGCTCTACGGTTCCGATGGCATGGCTGGCGTGGTGAATTTTCTGGCCCCCGACCCCGTAGACGATGGCAAAGTGCTGCTGGAAGCGGCCGCCGGCTACCAGACCAACAACCATCAGCAGGGCTATTCTTTGATGAATGCCGGTAACCGCCACGGCTTTAACTGGCTGGTGCGCGGCAGCCGCAAAGTGGCCGGCAACTACCAGAACCGCTACGATGGCCGGGTGTACAACTCTGGCTTCCGGGAGCTGAACGGCAATGGCTACGTGGGCCTCAATAAAAGCTGGGGCTACTCGCACCTCACCTTTAGCTCTTTTAACCAGCGCATTGGCTTGGTGGAAGGCGACCGGCACCCGGTTACGGGCCGCTTTGTGCGTCCCGGCATTGGGCCCGCCGATGAAGGGTATGAAACGGTGCCCGATGAGGACCTGCGCGGCTACGCTATTGCGGTGCCTTATCAGCGCATCAACCACCTGCGCGTGGGCACAGAAAACAACCTGATTTTTGGCCAGCACCGGTTTACCCTGAATGTGGGCTGGCAGCAGAATCTGCGGCGGGAATACGGCGAGGTAGAAGCCCCCAACACTCCCGGCCTGTATTTCCAGCTGCGCACTGTGGACTACGCACTGCGCTATTTCCTGCCCGAGCGCAACGGCTGGAACACCACAGTAGGGGTAAGCGGCATGCGCCAGGAGAACGTAAACAAAGGCGTAGAATTTCTCATTCCGGCCTACCGCCTATTGGATGGGGGACTGTTTGCCGTCACCAAAAAATCCTTCGGCGCCCTGGACCTGAGCGGTGGCCTGCGCTACGATTTGCGCCATATCTCAGCCGATGCGCTTTATCTGGGGGCAGAAGAAGAGCCGATACCCGCTCCGCTGGGCGAGCAGAAGTTCGCCGATTTTACGTCTACTTTCCGCAACGTGTCCGGTAGTGTGGGCGGGGCCTACAGTCTCACCGAAAACCTGGTATTAAAAGCCAATGCTTCCCGGGGCTTCCGGGCGCCTAACATTGCCGAGCTGGGCTCCAACGGCATTCACGAAGGCACCATTCGCTATGAAATTGGGGCCCCAAACCTGAAAGCAGAAACCAGTCTGCAGCTGGATGGCGGCGTAAGTTTCACATCCGACCACGTGGGCCTCACAGTAGATGCCTTCCGCAACGGCATCCGGAACTACGTTTTCCCCACCCGGCTAGCCGACTCCGTTTCCGTGGATGGGGACCCGGTGTTCCGCTACGGGCAAGGCAACGCCCGCCTGGCCGGCGGCGAAATCAGCCTGGACCTGCACCCTCACCCCCTGGACTGGCTGCACTTTGAAAACAGCTTTTCCATGGTGCGGGCCGTGCAGCTACACCAGCCCGACAGCCTGCGCTACCTGCCCATGATTCCTGCCGACCGGCTGCAGTCGGAGGTGCGCGTGAACTTCCGGAAGGTGGGCACCTCGCGCCTGGCTAACCTCTATGCCCGGCTGGGCGTGGAATACACCTTCGCCCAAAACCGCTTTTTCTCCGCTTACGAAACCGAAACCCGCACGCCCGGCTACACGCTCCTTAATGCCGGCCTGGGTTCTGATGTGCTCAACGCCCGGGGCAAAACACTGTTTTCCCTGTACCTAACAGGCAACAACCTGCTGGATGCGGGCTACCAGAGTCACCTCAGCCGCTTAAAATACGCTGCTTATAATGAAGCCAATGGGCGAAGAGGTGTGTTTAACATGGGCCGCAATGTGAGTGTAAAACTGGTAGTGCCGCTATCCTGGACCATGAATACCGGGGAGTAG
- a CDS encoding YidH family protein — MAPFRTVSRRDFRELMALERTHMANERTMLAYVRTAMTLIVAGFSLIQFFRDNFFVWVGVALVPIGVGVIVAGWLRYRQKTAHMSQDATETFPNTTAAV; from the coding sequence ATGGCACCTTTCCGCACTGTTTCCCGCCGTGATTTTCGTGAGTTAATGGCCCTGGAACGCACGCACATGGCCAATGAGCGCACCATGCTGGCTTACGTGCGCACCGCCATGACGCTAATTGTAGCGGGGTTCTCCCTGATTCAATTTTTCCGGGATAATTTCTTTGTGTGGGTCGGCGTGGCGCTGGTGCCCATAGGCGTAGGCGTGATAGTAGCCGGCTGGCTGCGCTACCGCCAAAAAACTGCCCATATGAGTCAGGATGCAACAGAAACCTTCCCGAATACTACGGCGGCCGTTTAA